The Anopheles coluzzii chromosome 2, AcolN3, whole genome shotgun sequence genome window below encodes:
- the LOC120952066 gene encoding intermembrane lipid transfer protein Vps13 isoform X1, translating into MVFESIVADVLNRFVGEYVENLDKKQLKIGIWGGDVVLNNLILKQSALKELDLPVTTLYGHLGKLVLKIPWKNLYSAPVEAIVDKLYVLAVPNTDVRYNDEKEQRVAFEAKKAELARIEQAKKNEEEKEKVTPVADKSFAEKLTTQIVNNVQIKISDIHIRYEDTTTTGHPFAFGVTLSNLSVHTTDENWVQTLVSESVTKIYKMAQLEMLSVYMNCNTQLFQYSDPSEYRALFEASIASKTRQPVDYHYIFGPISSGACLEMTPNPELGDAPFSAPKIKLKLCMETLAIGITRVQFQNTMQLVEAFGRMMRAMPYRRYRPYGFGYKGNYKEWWHFAYTCILETEVRRRRRNWSWENMMRHRQNLRRYEEAFRQQLTAKKLTPEIVSRSEEYEKMLDLHNIVVIRQKVALEVEKEGKRQAEEQKAAGWFSSWWGGGAKKEEDTAGGDIKKQFEAAMTPAEKAKLFQAIGYQENDAPTELPEHYVAQILEFELNSLEVSIKSELSDKETVLNRVMLLELKNVICGVQQRPSAGAMKASLGMQELTISGLRQGEILPIMVKSQLEGSKTLLDVSFETNPEDKLCDQRVVVTSRPLQIVYDAETIIQLAKVFQTPRTATISQLTDAAAEKLVNIKERSATGLQYAIAKHPRLELNVEIMPSYIIVPHGGIFSSRESVLVLSLGKLLVQTEPRPINQRDVHTMHGEGIGQEEILSEIIRQSYDKFVLEVRDVQAIVATFDEDWQGTLRVNAVTELHLLEPTSFRISAHLCVIDDDPRLPKCKIFGVLPSVNVCVTEQRVLEVLSIVSSIPLPESNEQLQPAPIAKDSNVFSSSLSLLKYLDEKQVKLPKIHRPPEALNPADAVDGDVVQFTDMEIKFELHECSLTIFKMNGGGTGSSSSDVFATPTEEFSQSPVEQDYHPHKSVAFNVPYGGSVGSNQRKIIAFKVKQLEMTMVQRTYDLKVALKLGAVTLDQFRWRNEQERVLNVIQTPKYDNNDDYLFTVNYSNCKKNSPEFTTKYESVEQEVAIDFSTLLLLLHEDALNELIQLGNDFQMRMEAVAKKKESEANGLQPKDHFATIHEEESTATALLNAARERLPTILEDDGIVTSSTSKVSRKRQSIVDSIKVRVMAKLEDVTVELQNDKRSLAVLEVKNLTSSVIMKTSYTEIKLRLEDIVLTDTNPATIHSKILSIIGDDALHVQVILFDLDATSDYNSDNMRIEVVMGCARIVFLNWFVTSVLAFLDNFQAAQQRIKDASAAAAEAAKNNVVEAYTQATRMKLNIKVKAPIIIIPVDSKSLKAVAMDFGHLSITNNFKDIPTDHQHGPAVIDEMKIELKDMKLAKVEVSQTESSGESFSRYGSEDVSYGVVPDQGAVLSPTSFTLIMKRNLSSGWYRDHPDMDISGRLKAVELNFIATDYSVIMQILSKNMTEGQEEFKKPVKIEKSPTSPQVCYTNAVTTTADVNLSPDAKSNWTAVAKKAAAKPFGVDMAQLKASENKPSDKPLEPAKVDTFLKFSFQVDSINIKLFTAPGEGLAGFEVFYLSLQGRKLTDGSLNTAIVLCDIRLDDIRPNRENMLTRLMERRSQESSMDLSSVKDCDEEPPESSMAFPLRSMINITFNMKESDMFADVKVSSFNLILSVDFLLKLQQFLQPEELVEQKAIQAAEVEQTERLRRASTSAGPVSQQQEAGQITVILKIEQPDIILVEKMDDINCYALILNNEISLNVRLIGERQIIKGELKDLCLYYAEFNPERRNSTKHYVVRPCSISLNGSTPEGLGLHLSINCTEIELSVSPAVIELMNNALQTLTAKEQSRLDESATSNDCVDLWHVKEFDPDQYWFIQPELAEDALSLESMRTIEIKEEKCMIDIPCISLIVETGLGTNTIPMLYIKTSLEGSVANWSSDMKISSSLRLSMSYYNQALALWEYVIEPNVSEQPNGQITNIPWELTFDLEVDHHEDRSREPTTRMHIASRDSLEMTVTKTCLDVVQNLGKAFSEAIKRDGIIKSEIQAPYVVRNDTGQDVKVNLAASDFNIHRSHLTSTHLDELVAFEQSADEEQSIGSCIIMPNGRLQLQPKQHSFERSTILTVLDDKDTSKRMFVKVIVGDTDKELTLPVYKSDKRYFPLFRSTGQEAWGIISEVKIEHGCTVLVLRSIVQVYNHFTVPIDVFQFIDHEKYHIGEVRAGGYLNVPLYYLYNDSKELHFSMKGYHSSAQGISWKESPNSFELMKALQCDPIKTFEPFYINAVRQRQDVFYMISSNHTMLSACYEIHLRPPFMLRNALPIGLTISVAGCSVRRELDTGLVTSNESLSTASTVAGEDYLDYGEKLLRPGELLHLPTVKTSARSTTETSYIVARLVGYLDKDWSCTTDIPAQPPEFGVWTFNAYDSVEVMSLQLGVKYENRSDGLTLIVYCPFWMLNKTGLMLSYRKSSKTEKKELAGKTNYKANDENTNILYHPPEYEGPILFSFREKVFFGKKKAAIRVDTGEWSDKFSLDVAGSSGVVLCQANNMTYQIGVNNTLTHNSLTKQIVFMPYFVLINRANFDVEVQEHLRPGDPWTKVGVNECVPLWPKTEDNRMLKVKSCDLPEVTAPFKYTEVQCTLLQLRNRYGGINVDVHVTEGAIYITFTGYYPGDAPALLMNHTCEPFAFKEKGDVNGKILMPSQMVLHTWIDPAGERKIVWESGPKAQPIENDLRRDGISEFKSPTDGVIYWVSFLNGTQRVLLITDNCNIAYGVHSASRLDQVTQEVKLEIHGIGLSLVNNVKPTDLMYIGIASSGVIWEECKRSGRFRQMKIQETINMENQYQQYLRDQEVGTVASKSYQLDAESRIGIDFQNMILHKSTDRAIKRTFYPGLWVEMKSSSHQLQFHAKVNRIQIDNQLVDCIFPVVLAPVPPPKSVAATTEFKPFVEMSMVQRIIPHSNIKQFKYLRVLIQEFHVKVDLLFINEICEMISSEITETEAKRLFAEDLKLQTQPLHAHVAIQSQQEVKNFYDNLHLGPLKIHVSFSMAGSESKALPGILSTILQGVGVTLTDINDVVFRLAFFEREYQFLTQRQLVSECVTHYSGQAVKQLYVLVLGLDVIGNPYGLVVGFTKGVEDLFYEPFQGAIQGPGEFAEGLVLGVKSLFGHTVGGAAGAVSKITGAMGKGLAALTFDDDFQKKRRDAMNKKPASLQEGIARSGKGLVMGVFDGVTGVFTKPISGAKEEGVEGFFKGLGKGAVGLVARPIAGVTDFASGSFDAVKRATELSDEAIRLRPPRYLHKDGIVRPYNRKEAEGCKLLREIDKGKFAATDAYAYYEVIIDNKDVVVLTDSRIIYATKSEMFGGWQSEWTHKWTEILSISTLNDGVELLLHNRDGKKTLKKMFGSSGPTKKILLISVAARRARLAEEMQQLLAKVQQQHA; encoded by the exons ATGGTGTTCGAAAGCATCGTCGCCGACGTGCTGAACCGATTCGTCGGGGAGTATGTGGAAAACTTGGACAAGAAGCAGCTGAAAATTGGCATCTGGGGTG GCGATGTCGTGCTCAACAATCTCATCCTGAAGCAGAGTGCTCTCAAAGAGCTCGACCTACCAGTGACAACGTTGTACGGGCATCTGGGGAAGCTGGTGCTGAAAATCCCCTGGAAAAATCTCTACAGCGCCCCGGTGGAAGCGATCGTAGATAAGCTGTACGTGCTGGCCGTGCCCAACACGGACGTGCGCTACAATGACGAAAAGGAGCAGCGCGTTGCGTTCGAGGCGAAGAAGGCGGAGCTGGCCCGCATCGAGCAGGCGAAGAAAAACGAGGAAGAGAAGGAGAAGGTAACCCCGGTGGCGGACAAATCGTTCGCGGAAAAGCTGACCACCCAGATCGTGAACAATGTGCAGATCAAAATATCGGACATCCACATCCGGTACGAGGACACGACCACCACCGGGCACCCGTTCGCGTTCGGCGTGACGCTGAGCAATCTGAGCGTGCACACCACGGACGAGAACTGGGTGCAGACGCTGGTGTCCGAGTCGGTGACGAAAATTTACAAGATGGCCCAGCTGGAAATGCTTTCGGTGTACATGAACTGCAACACGCAGCTGTTCCAGTACTCGGATCCGTCCGAGTACCGGGCGCTGTTCGAGGCCTCGATCGCGTCCAAAACGCGGCAACCCGTCGACTATCACTACATCTTCGGACCGATCAGTTCGGGCGCTTGTCTCGAGATGACGCCGAACCCGGAGCTGGGCGACGCACCGTTCTCGGCGCCCAAGATCAAGCTGAAGCTGTGCATGGAAACGCTGGCCATCGGCATCACGCGGGTACAGTTCCAGAACACCATGCAGCTGGTGGAAGCGTTCGGGCGCATGATGCGCGCCATGCCGTACCGCAGGTACCGGCCTTACGGGTTCGGCTACAAGGGCAACTACAAGGAGTGGTGGCACTTTGCCTACACCTGCATCCTGGAGACGGAGGTGCGGCGCCGCAGGCGGAACTGGTCATGGGAAAACATGATGCGCCATCGACAGAACCTGCGCCGGTACGAGGAAGCGTTCCGGCAGCAGCTGACCGCCAAGAAGCTGACGCCCGAAATTGTGAGCCGCAGCGAGGAGTACGAGAAAATGCTCGACCTGCACAATATCGTCGTGATTCGGCAGAAGGTGGCGTTGGAGGTGGAGAAGGAAGGGAAGCGGCAGGCGGAGGAACAAAAAGCTGCCGGGTGGTTCAGCTCCTGGTGGGGCGGAGGTGCTAAAAAGGAGGAGGATACGGCCGGTGGTGACATTA AGAAGCAGTTCGAAGCGGCAATGACGCCGGCGGAAAAGGCCAAACTGTTCCAGGCCATCGGCTATCAGGAAAATGATGCGCCGACCGAGCTGCCGGAACACTACGTCGCTCAGATACTGGAGTTTGAGCTGAACTCGCTGGAAGTCTCGATAAAGTCCGAGCTGTCGGATAAGGAAACCGTGCTGAATCGTGTAATGCTGCTTGAGCTGAAGAACGTGATCTGTGGCGTACAGCAACGGCCCTCCGCGGGCGCTATGAA GGCCTCGTTGGGCATGCAGGAGCTTACCATTTCCGGCCTACGGCAGGGCGAAATACTTCCCATCATGGTAAAATCCCAACTGGAAGGGTCCAAGACGCTGCTCGACGTGTCGTTTGAGACGAACCCGGAAGATAAGCTATGCGATCAGCGGGTCGTGGTCACTTCCAGACCACTGCAGATTGTGTACGATGCTGAAACCATCATTCAGTTGGCCAAAGTGTTCCAAACTCCGCGAACGGCTACAATTTCGCA GTTAACGGATGCCGCCGCCGAAAAGTTGGTAAATATCAAGGAGCGTTCGGCGACGGGCTTGCAGTACGCGATCGCCAAACACCCGCGGCTGGAGCTAAACGTTGAAATCATGCCCAGCTACATCATCGTGCCGCATGGGGGCATATTTTCCAGCCGCGAATCGGTGCTGGTGCTCAGTTTGGGCAAGCTGCTGGTTCAAACCGAACCGCGACCAATCAACCAGCGCGACGTCCACACCATGCACGGCGAGGGCATCGGGCAGGAGGAAATTCTGTCGGAAATCATCCGCCAAAGTTACGACAAGTTTGTGCTGGAGGTGCGCGATGTGCAGGCGATCGTGGCCACCTTCGACGAGGATTGGCAGGGCACGCTGCGGGTGAATGCGGTGACCGAGCTGCATCTGCTAGAGCCCACCTCGTTCCGCATCTCGGCCCATCTGTGCGTGATCGATGACGATCCTCGGCTGCCGAAGTGCAAAATATTCGGTGTGCTACCATCGGTGAACGTCTGCGTTACCGAGCAGCGGGTGCTGGAGGTCCTGTCGATTGTCAGCAGCATCCCACTGCCCGAGAGCAACGAGCAGCTGCAACCGGCCCCGATCGCGAAGGACTCGAACGTGTTCAGCTCCAGCCTGTCGTTGCTGAAGTATTTGGATGAAAAGCAGGTAAAGCTGCCGAAAATTCATCGCCCACCGGAGGCACTGAATCCAGCCGACGCTGTTGATGGGGACGTAGTGCAGTTTACTGATATGGAAATCAAGTTCGAACTACACG AATGTTCTCTTACTATTTTCAAAATGAATGGTGGTGGAACCGGCAGCAGCTCGTCGGATGTGTTTGCAACACCGACCGAAGAATTCTCACAGTCTCCGGTGGAGCAGGACTACCATCCGCACAAAAGTGTGGCCTTCAACGTGCCCTACGGCGGCTCGGTTGGTAGCAATCAGCGTAAAATAATTGCTTTCAAAGTGAAGCAGCTGGAAATGACCATGGTACAGCGTACGTACGATCTGAAGGTAGCCCTGAAGCTTGGTGCCGTCACGCTGGACCAGTTCCGCTGGCGCAACGAACAGGAGCGCGTGCTGAACGTCATCCAAACGCCCAAGTacgacaacaacgacgacTATCTGTTCACCGTCAACTACAGCAAT TGCAAGAAAAACAGCCCCGAATTCACGACGAAGTATGAATCGGTGGAGCAGGAGGTGGCCATCGACTTTTCCaccctgctgttgctgctgcacgagGACGCACTGAATGAGCTGATTCAGCTCGGTAACGATTTTCAGATGCGAATGGAAGCGGTGGCCAAGAAGAAAGAGTCGGAAGCAAACGGCCTACAGCCGAAGGATCACTTTGCAACGATACACGAGGAGGAAAGCACAGCCACTGCTCTGCTAAATGCGGCACGCGAAAGATTGCCCACGATATTGGAGGACGATGGTATTGTGACCAGCAGTACTAGCAAAG TTTCTCGTAAACGTCAATCAATTGTAGATAGTATCAAAGTCAGGGTGATGGCAAAGCTGGAGGATGTCACGGTGGAGCTGCAAAATGACAAGCGATCTTTGGCCGTGCTCGAA gtCAAAAACCTAACGAGCAGTGTTATCATGAAAACCTCCTACACGGAAATAAAACTGCGGCTAGAGGATATAGTCCTTACCGACACCAATCCAGCTACCATACACAGTAAAATACTGTCCATCATCGGTGACGATGCACTGCACGTGCAGGTGATACTGTTCGATCTGGACGCCACCTCAGACTACAATTCCGACAACATGCGTATCGAGGTGGTGATGGGATGTGCACGGATCGTGTTCCTCAACTGGTTCGTGACGTCCGTGCTTGCATTCTTGGACAATTTCCAAGCAGCTCAGCAACGCATCAAAGACGCGAGCGCTGCCGCAGCCGAAGCGGCCAAGAACAATGTCGTCGAAGCGTACACGCAGGCCACTCGTATGAAGTTGAACATTAAGGTGAAAGCTCCGATCATCATCATACCGGTCGATTCGAAAAGCTTGAAAGCGGTTGCGATGGATTTTGGCCACCTGAGCATAACCAACAATTTTAAGGATATTCCGACGGACCACCAGCACGGACCCGCGGTCATCGATGAGATGAAAATCGAGCTAAAGGATATGAAGCTAGCGAAGGTGGAGGTTTCGCAAACGGAATCGAGCGGGGAATCCTTTTCGCGGTACGGTTCCGAGGACGTATCCTATGGAGTCGTGCCGGATCAGGGAGCAGTGCTTAGTCCGACTAGCTTTACGTTGATTATGAAGCGGAACCTCTCCTCCGGTTGGTATCGGGATCATCCAGACATGGACATTTCAGGACGACTAAAAGCGGTTGAG CTGAACTTCATAGCCACCGATTACAGCGTGATAATGCAGATTTTATCTAAGAATATGACTGAAGGACAGGAGGAATTCAAGAAAccagtgaaaattgaaaaatcgcCCACTAGTCCACAAG TGTGCTACACTAACGCTGTTACTACAACTGCCGATGTAAATCTGTCGCCTGACG CGAAATCAAACTGGACGGCAGTGGCTAAAAAGGCAGCGGCTAAACCGTTCGGTGTGGATATGGCACAATTGAAAGCGTCAGAAAACAAACCGTCCGATAAGCCACTTGAGCCGGCAAAAGTGGACACTTTCCTTAAGTTTAGCTTCCAAGTGGATAGCATCAACATTAAACTTTTCACAG cTCCTGGTGAGGGTTTGGCAGgatttgaagtgttttacttGTCCTTGCAAGGAAGGAAGCTTACAGACGGCAGCTTAAacacagcaatagtgctttgCGATATCAGGCTGGACGATATTCGACCAAACCGTGAAAATATGCTCACCAGGTTAATGGAACGTCGATCGCAAGAATCTTCGATGGATCTGTCCAGCGTGAAAGATTGTGACGAGGAGCCGCCGGAATCATCGATGGCGTTTCCCTTACGTTCGATGATTAACATCACCTTCAACATGAAGGAAAGCGATATGTTTGCGGACGTGAAAGTGTCCAGCTTTAATTTGATCCTTTCGGTGGACTTTCTGTTGAAGCTACAACAGTTCCTGCAGCCCGAAGAGCTGGTTGAGCAAAAAGCGATCCAAGCGGCAGAAGTCGAACAAACGGAACGTTTGCGACGCGCTAGCACATCCGCTGGTCCGGTCAGCCAACAGCAAGAAGCTGGACAAATTACGGTAATTCTGAAGATCGAACAGCCGGACATTATTTTGGTGGAGAAAATGGATGACATCAACTGTTACGCACTGATACTGAACAACGAGATATCGCTAAACGTTCGGCTAATAGGGGAGCGTCAAATCATTAAGGGAGAGCTGAAGGATCTTTGCCTGTACTACGCAGAGTTTAATCCAGAACGACGCAACTCTACGAAGCACTACGTTGTACGCCCATGTTCCATTAGCTTGAACGGTTCGACCCCTGAGGGGCTTGGTTTGCATTTGAGCATAAACTGCACGGAAATAGAACTCTCCGTATCGCCGGCAGTGATCGAGCTCATGAACAATGCGCTCCAAACTCTAACCGCTAAGGAGCAGTCAAGATTAGACGAATCGGCAACATCGAACGATtgtgtggatttgtggcaTGTGAAAGAGTTCGATCCGGACCAGTATTGGTTCATTCAACCAGAGCTGGCTGAAGACGCGCTGAGCTTGGAATCGATGCGAACGATCGAGATCAAGGAGGAAAAGTGCATGATTGACATACCGTGCATCTCGCTGATTGTGGAAACTGGTCTCGGTACGAACACAATTCCAATGCTGTACATCAAGACAAGCTTGGAAGGATCGGTAGCCAACTGGAGCTCGGACATGAAGATAAGTAGCTCGCTGCGCTTGAGTATGTCGTACTACAACCAGGCGCTTGCGCTGTGGGAGTACGTCATCGAACCTAACGTAAGCGAGCAGCCGAATGGTCAAATAACGAATATTCCTTGGGAGCTAACGTTTGATCTGGAGGTGGACCACCACGAGGACCGGTCGCGGGAGCCGACCACGCGAATGCATATCGCTTCCAGGGACAGTCTGGAAATGACGGTCACCAAAACCTGCCTCGATGTGGTGCAGAATCTTGGCAAAGCGTTTTCGGAAGCTATCAAGCGGGATGGAATAATAAAATCGGAAATACAAGCCCCGTACGTAGTGCGCAACGATACAGGCCAGGATGTGAAGGTAAATTTGGCTGCCAGTGATTTCAACATCCACCGGTCCCATCTTACCTCCACGCACCTGGACGAGCTGGTTGCATTTGAACAGTCGGCTGACGAGGAACAATCGATAGGCAGCTGCATTATAATGCCGAACGGGCGCTTGCAGCTGCAACCGAAGCAGCACAGTTTCGAACGCAGCACGATCCTCACGGTGCTGGACGATAAGGACACGAGCAAGCGCATGTTCGTGAAGGTGATCGTTGGCGACACGGACAAGGAGCTGACGTTGCCGGTGTACAAGTCCGACAAACGGTACTTCCCGCTCTTTCGTAGCACGGGCCAGGAGGCGTGGGGCATTATTTCAGAGGTGAAAATCGAGCACGGCTGTACCGTGTTGGTGTTGCGTAGCATCGTACAGGTGTACAATCACTTTACCGTCCCGATAGACGTGTTCCAGTTTATCGACCACGAAAAGTATCACATCGGTGAGGTGCGGGCCGGCGGATACCTGAATGTACCACTGTACTACTTGTACAACGACTCGAAGGAGCTGCACTTCTCCATGAAAGGCTACCATTCCTCGGCACAAGGCATCAGCTGGAAAGAGTCGCCAAATAGCTTCGAGCTAATGAAGGCGCTCCAGTGTGATCCGATCAAAACGTttgaaccattttacatcAAT GCTGTTCGCCAACGCCAAGATGTGTTCTACATGATATCGTCCAACCATACCATGCTGAGTGCTTGCTACGAAATTCACCTGCGCCCTCCATTCATGCTGCGCAATGCTTTACCAATCGGGCTGACCATTTCCGTTGCCGGATGCTCGGTGCGCCGTGAACTGGACACTGGTTTGGTAACGAGCAACGAAAGTCTTTCCACCGCCTCAACGGTTGCCGGAGAAGATTATTTGGATTATGGTGAAAAGCTGCTTCGTCCCGGGGAGTTGCTTCATCTGCCGACGGTGAAAACCTCGGCACGTTCGACAACGGAAACTTCCTACATTGTGGCAAGG CTCGTTGGCTATTTGGACAAGGACTGGTCGTGCACAACAGATATACCCGCTCAGCCGCCCGAGTTTGGTGTTTGGACCTTCAATGCGTACGATTCTGTAGAGGTTATGTCCCTGCAACTTGGAGTAAA GTATGAAAATCGTTCCGACGGTTTAACCTTGATCGTATACTGTCCATTCTGGATGCTGAACAAGACCGGACTAATGCTGAGCTATCGG AAATCCAGCAAAACAGAGAAGAAAGAATTAGCCGGTAAAACGAATTACAAG GCCAACGACGAGAATACCAACATACTGTACCATCCGCCCGAGTACGAGGGCCCGATACTGTTCTCCTTCCGCGAGAAGGTATTCTTCGGCAAAAAGAAGGCAGCGATCCGCGTCGACACCGGGGAGTGGAGCGACAAATTCTCGCTCGATGTGGCCGGCTCGAGCGGCGTCGTACTGTGCCAAGCTAACAACATGACCTACCAGATCGGCGTTAACAACACGCTGACGCACAATTCGCTCACGAAGCAGATCGTGTTCATGCCCTACTTTGTGCTGATCAATCGGGCAAACTTTGACGTCGAGGTGCAGGAACACCTGCGACCGGGAGATCCGTGGACGAAGGTCGGCGTGAATGAGTGCGTGCCGCTGTGGCCGAAGACGGAGGACAATCGCATGCTGAAGGTGAAGAGTTGCGATCTGCCGGAAGTGACGGCACCGTTCAAGTACACCGAGGTGCAGTGCACGCTGCTGCAGTTGCGCAACCGGTACGGTGGTATCAACGTGGACGTGCACGTTACGGAGGGGGCCATCTACATCACGTTCACCGGCTACTATCCCGGGGATGCGCCCGCACTGCTAATGAACCATACCTGTGAGCCGTTCGCTTTCAAGGAGAAGGGTGACGTGAATGGGAAAATACTGATGCCGTCCCAGATGGTGCTGCACACCTGGATCGATCCGGCCGGGGAGCGCAAGATCGTGTGGGAAAGTGGCCCGAAAGCTCAGCCGATCGAAAACGATCTTCGGCGCGACGGTATCAGCGAGTTCAAATCCCCGACGGATGGCGTTATCTACTGGGTATCGTTTCTGAATGGTACGCAGCGCGTGCTGCTCATCACCGATAACTGTAACATTGCATACGGCGTCCATAGCGCTAGCCGGCTAGATCAGGTGACGCAGGAGGTAAAGCTGGAGATACACGGCATCGGGCTGTCGTTGGTCAACAATGTCAAACCGACCGACCTGATGTACATCGGTATCGCCAGCTCCGGCGTGATCTGGGAGGAGTGCAAGCGATCGGGCAGGTTCCGCCAGATGAAGATACAGGAAACGATCAACATGGAAAATCAATATCAGCAGTATCTGCGCGACCAGGAGGTGGGCACGGTGGCAAGCAAGTCCTACCAGCTGGATGCGGAGTCGCGCATCGGCATCGACTTCCAGAATATGATCCTGCACAAATCGACCGATCGGGCGATCAAGCGCACGTTCTATCCGGGGCTCTGGGTGGAGATGAAATCGTCCAGCCATCAGCTGCAGTTCCACGCGAAGGTTAACCGCATTCAGATCGACAACCAGCTGGTCGATTGCATATTCCCCGTCGTGCTGGCACCGGTTCCGCCGCCCAAGAGCGTGGCGGCGACGACCGAGTTCAAGCCGTTCGTCGAGATGAGCATGGTGCAGCGCATCATTCCGCACTCGAACATTAAGCAGTTCAAGTATCTGCGCGTGCTAATACAGGAGTTCCACGTGAAGGTGGATCTGCTGTTCATAAATGAAATCTGCGAAAtgatcagcagcgaaatcacCGAAACGGAAGCG AAACGACTGTTTGCCGAGGATCTGAAGCTTCAAACGCAACCGCTGCACGCGCACGTTGCCATTCAGTCGCAGCAGGAGGTGAAGAACTTTTACGACAACCTTCACCTGGGGCCACTCAAAATTCACGTCAGCTTCTCGATGGCTGGCTCCGAATCGAAGGCACTGCCCGGCATCCTGTCGACGATTCTGCAGGGCGTTGGCGTAACGTTAACCGACATCAACGATGTCGTGTTCCGGCTGGCGTTCTTCGAGCGCGAATATCAGTTCCTCACCCAGCGGCAGCTCGTCTCGGAGTGCGTGACACACTACAGCGGGCAGGCGGTTAAGCAGCTGTACGTGCTGGTCCTGGGACTGGACGTGATCGGCAATCCGTACGGGCTGGTGGTTGGTTTTACCAAGGGCGTCGAAGATCTGTTCTACGAACCGTTCCAGGGAGCGATACAAGGGCCGGGCGAGTTCGCCGAGGGCCTCGTGCTCGGCGTAAAGTCTCTGTTCGGGCATACGGTTGGCGGAGCGGCCGGTGCCGTTTCAAA AATAACTGGTGCCATGGGCAAGGGTTTGGCGGCGTTGACGTTCGACGACGATTTCCAGAAGAAGCGCCGAGATGCGATGAACAAAAAACCGGCCAGCCTGCAGGAAGGCATCGCTCGCAGCGGCAAGGGCCTGGTGATGGGCGTGTTCGACGGTGTTACGGGAGTGTTTACCAAACCGATCAGTGGCGCTAAGGAGGAGGGCGTCGAGGGATTCTTCAAGGGTCTGGGCAAAGGTGCGGTGGGGTTAGTTGCTCGACCGATAGCGGGAGTGACCGATTTCGCTAGTGGCAGTTTCGACGCGGTCAAGCGTGCAACGGAACTGTCCGATGAAGCGATACGCTTGCGTCCTCCCCGCTACCTACACAAGGACGGCATTGTTCGGCCGTACAATCGGAAGGAAGCGGAAGGCTGTAAGCTGTTAAG GGAAATTGATAAAGGGAAATTTGCTGCTACGGACGCATACGCTTATTACGAGGTGATCATTGACAATAAGGATGTCGTCGTGCTGACAGATAGTCGTATTATCTATGCAACCAAGAGTGAAATGTTTGGTGGATGGCAG